The Apodemus sylvaticus chromosome 22, mApoSyl1.1, whole genome shotgun sequence genome includes a region encoding these proteins:
- the LOC127672328 gene encoding leukocyte immunoglobulin-like receptor subfamily B member 4A isoform X2, with the protein MTSTYCLMLQKICQTGPGQQLRTLLGLTMMVMLTGLLYLGFIVEHGMAGQAGHLPKPIIWAEPGSMIAFYTPVIIWCEGSWEAQEYHLYKEENGYPWDTQIPLETRNKAKFNIQQMTTDYAGIYTCYYRTSVARSEHSNALELVVTGAHEKPSLSVWPSTNVTSGVSIAFTCSSCIGFGRFILIQEGKHQLSWTLDSQLQAYPPSHATFVQDAVTPNHNGTFRCYGFFRNAPHVWSKSSDPLDLMVSETKDPSPTPTEDGTSGLTPSVTSCASRGCDIPELETHWKVLTGVLAVFLFLLFFLLLCLILIRHQRWYKKKGEDAAGAEGNGIRTLPDEDMQGIVYAQVKPSRLRKDTTSKETQAVIYAQLYSRTQEENHS; encoded by the exons ATGACATCCACATATTGCCTGATGTTACAGAAAATTTGCCAGACTGGCCCAGGACAACAGCTACGGACACTACTTGGactcaccatgatggtcatgcTCACAGGGCTGTTATACCTTG gtTTTATTGTGGAACACGGAATGGCAGGACAGGCAG GACACCTCCCAAAGCCCATCATCTGGGCTGAGCCAGGCTCCATGATTGCTTTCTATACACCTGTGATTATCTGGTGTGAGGGTTCCTGGGAGGCCCAGGAGTATCATCTgtataaagaggaaaatggatatcCTTGGGACACTCAAATCCCTCTGGAAACCAGGAATAAGGCCAAGTTTAACATTCAACAAATGACAACCGACTATGCAGGCATCTATACGTGTTATTATAGGACCTCTGTTGCACGTTCAGAGCACAGTAATGCCCTGGAGCTGGTGGTGACAG GAGCGCATGAAAAGCCCAGCCTGTCAGTCTGGCCCAGCACTAATGTGACTTCTGGAGTTTCCATAGCCTTTACCTGTAGTTCATGCATAGGATTTGGCAGATTCATTCTGATccaggaaggaaaacaccaactCTCATGGACCCTGGACTCACAGCTTCAGGCCTATCCGCCATCCCATGCTACTTTTGTTCAGGATGCTGTTACTCCCAACCACAATGGAACATTCAGATGCTATGGCTTTTTTAGGAATGCACCACATGTGTGGTCAAAATCAAGTGACCCCCTTGACCTCATGGTCTCAG AAACAAAGGACCCGTCCCCTACGCCCACTGAAGATG GAACGTCTGGGCTCACACCTTCAGTTACTTCCTGTGCTTCCCGTGGGTGTGACATCCCAG AACTGGAAACACACTGGAAGGTTTTGACTGGAGTCCTGGCAGTGTtcctcttcctgcttttcttcctcctgctctgtctCATCCTCATCCGACACCAACGTTGGTACAAAAAGAAGGGAGAGGACGCGGCTGGAGCCGAGGGAAATGGAATCAGG ACCCTACCCGATGAGGACATGCAGGGGATCGTGTATGCCCAGGTGAAACCCTCCAGGCTTCGGAAG GACACAACATCCAAAGAGACCCAGGCTGTCATCTACGCCCAGCTGTACAGCCGGACACAGGAAGAGAACCACAGCTGA
- the LOC127672328 gene encoding leukocyte immunoglobulin-like receptor subfamily B member 4A isoform X1 codes for MTSTYCLMLQKICQTGPGQQLRTLLGLTMMVMLTGLLYLGFIVEHGMAGQAGHLPKPIIWAEPGSMIAFYTPVIIWCEGSWEAQEYHLYKEENGYPWDTQIPLETRNKAKFNIQQMTTDYAGIYTCYYRTSVARSEHSNALELVVTGAHEKPSLSVWPSTNVTSGVSIAFTCSSCIGFGRFILIQEGKHQLSWTLDSQLQAYPPSHATFVQDAVTPNHNGTFRCYGFFRNAPHVWSKSSDPLDLMVSAETKDPSPTPTEDGTSGLTPSVTSCASRGCDIPELETHWKVLTGVLAVFLFLLFFLLLCLILIRHQRWYKKKGEDAAGAEGNGIRTLPDEDMQGIVYAQVKPSRLRKDTTSKETQAVIYAQLYSRTQEENHS; via the exons ATGACATCCACATATTGCCTGATGTTACAGAAAATTTGCCAGACTGGCCCAGGACAACAGCTACGGACACTACTTGGactcaccatgatggtcatgcTCACAGGGCTGTTATACCTTG gtTTTATTGTGGAACACGGAATGGCAGGACAGGCAG GACACCTCCCAAAGCCCATCATCTGGGCTGAGCCAGGCTCCATGATTGCTTTCTATACACCTGTGATTATCTGGTGTGAGGGTTCCTGGGAGGCCCAGGAGTATCATCTgtataaagaggaaaatggatatcCTTGGGACACTCAAATCCCTCTGGAAACCAGGAATAAGGCCAAGTTTAACATTCAACAAATGACAACCGACTATGCAGGCATCTATACGTGTTATTATAGGACCTCTGTTGCACGTTCAGAGCACAGTAATGCCCTGGAGCTGGTGGTGACAG GAGCGCATGAAAAGCCCAGCCTGTCAGTCTGGCCCAGCACTAATGTGACTTCTGGAGTTTCCATAGCCTTTACCTGTAGTTCATGCATAGGATTTGGCAGATTCATTCTGATccaggaaggaaaacaccaactCTCATGGACCCTGGACTCACAGCTTCAGGCCTATCCGCCATCCCATGCTACTTTTGTTCAGGATGCTGTTACTCCCAACCACAATGGAACATTCAGATGCTATGGCTTTTTTAGGAATGCACCACATGTGTGGTCAAAATCAAGTGACCCCCTTGACCTCATGGTCTCAG CAGAAACAAAGGACCCGTCCCCTACGCCCACTGAAGATG GAACGTCTGGGCTCACACCTTCAGTTACTTCCTGTGCTTCCCGTGGGTGTGACATCCCAG AACTGGAAACACACTGGAAGGTTTTGACTGGAGTCCTGGCAGTGTtcctcttcctgcttttcttcctcctgctctgtctCATCCTCATCCGACACCAACGTTGGTACAAAAAGAAGGGAGAGGACGCGGCTGGAGCCGAGGGAAATGGAATCAGG ACCCTACCCGATGAGGACATGCAGGGGATCGTGTATGCCCAGGTGAAACCCTCCAGGCTTCGGAAG GACACAACATCCAAAGAGACCCAGGCTGTCATCTACGCCCAGCTGTACAGCCGGACACAGGAAGAGAACCACAGCTGA
- the LOC127672328 gene encoding leukocyte immunoglobulin-like receptor subfamily B member 4A isoform X5, producing the protein MTSTYCLMLQKICQTGPGQQLRTLLGLTMMVMLTGLLYLGFIVEHGMAGQAGHLPKPIIWAEPGSMIAFYTPVIIWCEGSWEAQEYHLYKEENGYPWDTQIPLETRNKAKFNIQQMTTDYAGIYTCYYRTSVARSEHSNALELVVTGAHEKPSLSVWPSTNVTSGVSIAFTCSSCIGFGRFILIQEGKHQLSWTLDSQLQAYPPSHATFVQDAVTPNHNGTFRCYGFFRNAPHVWSKSSDPLDLMVSAETKDPSPTPTEDGTSGLTPSVTSCASRGCDIPGARVRKILLSCLTSLPPKNWKHTGRF; encoded by the exons ATGACATCCACATATTGCCTGATGTTACAGAAAATTTGCCAGACTGGCCCAGGACAACAGCTACGGACACTACTTGGactcaccatgatggtcatgcTCACAGGGCTGTTATACCTTG gtTTTATTGTGGAACACGGAATGGCAGGACAGGCAG GACACCTCCCAAAGCCCATCATCTGGGCTGAGCCAGGCTCCATGATTGCTTTCTATACACCTGTGATTATCTGGTGTGAGGGTTCCTGGGAGGCCCAGGAGTATCATCTgtataaagaggaaaatggatatcCTTGGGACACTCAAATCCCTCTGGAAACCAGGAATAAGGCCAAGTTTAACATTCAACAAATGACAACCGACTATGCAGGCATCTATACGTGTTATTATAGGACCTCTGTTGCACGTTCAGAGCACAGTAATGCCCTGGAGCTGGTGGTGACAG GAGCGCATGAAAAGCCCAGCCTGTCAGTCTGGCCCAGCACTAATGTGACTTCTGGAGTTTCCATAGCCTTTACCTGTAGTTCATGCATAGGATTTGGCAGATTCATTCTGATccaggaaggaaaacaccaactCTCATGGACCCTGGACTCACAGCTTCAGGCCTATCCGCCATCCCATGCTACTTTTGTTCAGGATGCTGTTACTCCCAACCACAATGGAACATTCAGATGCTATGGCTTTTTTAGGAATGCACCACATGTGTGGTCAAAATCAAGTGACCCCCTTGACCTCATGGTCTCAG CAGAAACAAAGGACCCGTCCCCTACGCCCACTGAAGATG GAACGTCTGGGCTCACACCTTCAGTTACTTCCTGTGCTTCCCGTGGGTGTGACATCCCAG GTGCTCGGGTAAGGAAGATCCTTCTCTCATGCCTGACGTCACTTCCGCCTAAGAACTGGAAACACACTGGAAGGTTTTGA
- the LOC127672328 gene encoding leukocyte immunoglobulin-like receptor subfamily B member 4A isoform X4 — MTSTYCLMLQKICQTGPGQQLRTLLGLTMMVMLTGLLYLGFIVEHGMAGQAGHLPKPIIWAEPGSMIAFYTPVIIWCEGSWEAQEYHLYKEENGYPWDTQIPLETRNKAKFNIQQMTTDYAGIYTCYYRTSVARSEHSNALELVVTGAHEKPSLSVWPSTNVTSGVSIAFTCSSCIGFGRFILIQEGKHQLSWTLDSQLQAYPPSHATFVQDAVTPNHNGTFRCYGFFRNAPHVWSKSSDPLDLMVSETKDPSPTPTEDELETHWKVLTGVLAVFLFLLFFLLLCLILIRHQRWYKKKGEDAAGAEGNGIRTLPDEDMQGIVYAQVKPSRLRKDTTSKETQAVIYAQLYSRTQEENHS; from the exons ATGACATCCACATATTGCCTGATGTTACAGAAAATTTGCCAGACTGGCCCAGGACAACAGCTACGGACACTACTTGGactcaccatgatggtcatgcTCACAGGGCTGTTATACCTTG gtTTTATTGTGGAACACGGAATGGCAGGACAGGCAG GACACCTCCCAAAGCCCATCATCTGGGCTGAGCCAGGCTCCATGATTGCTTTCTATACACCTGTGATTATCTGGTGTGAGGGTTCCTGGGAGGCCCAGGAGTATCATCTgtataaagaggaaaatggatatcCTTGGGACACTCAAATCCCTCTGGAAACCAGGAATAAGGCCAAGTTTAACATTCAACAAATGACAACCGACTATGCAGGCATCTATACGTGTTATTATAGGACCTCTGTTGCACGTTCAGAGCACAGTAATGCCCTGGAGCTGGTGGTGACAG GAGCGCATGAAAAGCCCAGCCTGTCAGTCTGGCCCAGCACTAATGTGACTTCTGGAGTTTCCATAGCCTTTACCTGTAGTTCATGCATAGGATTTGGCAGATTCATTCTGATccaggaaggaaaacaccaactCTCATGGACCCTGGACTCACAGCTTCAGGCCTATCCGCCATCCCATGCTACTTTTGTTCAGGATGCTGTTACTCCCAACCACAATGGAACATTCAGATGCTATGGCTTTTTTAGGAATGCACCACATGTGTGGTCAAAATCAAGTGACCCCCTTGACCTCATGGTCTCAG AAACAAAGGACCCGTCCCCTACGCCCACTGAAGATG AACTGGAAACACACTGGAAGGTTTTGACTGGAGTCCTGGCAGTGTtcctcttcctgcttttcttcctcctgctctgtctCATCCTCATCCGACACCAACGTTGGTACAAAAAGAAGGGAGAGGACGCGGCTGGAGCCGAGGGAAATGGAATCAGG ACCCTACCCGATGAGGACATGCAGGGGATCGTGTATGCCCAGGTGAAACCCTCCAGGCTTCGGAAG GACACAACATCCAAAGAGACCCAGGCTGTCATCTACGCCCAGCTGTACAGCCGGACACAGGAAGAGAACCACAGCTGA
- the LOC127672328 gene encoding leukocyte immunoglobulin-like receptor subfamily B member 4A isoform X3, protein MTSTYCLMLQKICQTGPGQQLRTLLGLTMMVMLTGLLYLGFIVEHGMAGQAGHLPKPIIWAEPGSMIAFYTPVIIWCEGSWEAQEYHLYKEENGYPWDTQIPLETRNKAKFNIQQMTTDYAGIYTCYYRTSVARSEHSNALELVVTGAHEKPSLSVWPSTNVTSGVSIAFTCSSCIGFGRFILIQEGKHQLSWTLDSQLQAYPPSHATFVQDAVTPNHNGTFRCYGFFRNAPHVWSKSSDPLDLMVSAETKDPSPTPTEDELETHWKVLTGVLAVFLFLLFFLLLCLILIRHQRWYKKKGEDAAGAEGNGIRTLPDEDMQGIVYAQVKPSRLRKDTTSKETQAVIYAQLYSRTQEENHS, encoded by the exons ATGACATCCACATATTGCCTGATGTTACAGAAAATTTGCCAGACTGGCCCAGGACAACAGCTACGGACACTACTTGGactcaccatgatggtcatgcTCACAGGGCTGTTATACCTTG gtTTTATTGTGGAACACGGAATGGCAGGACAGGCAG GACACCTCCCAAAGCCCATCATCTGGGCTGAGCCAGGCTCCATGATTGCTTTCTATACACCTGTGATTATCTGGTGTGAGGGTTCCTGGGAGGCCCAGGAGTATCATCTgtataaagaggaaaatggatatcCTTGGGACACTCAAATCCCTCTGGAAACCAGGAATAAGGCCAAGTTTAACATTCAACAAATGACAACCGACTATGCAGGCATCTATACGTGTTATTATAGGACCTCTGTTGCACGTTCAGAGCACAGTAATGCCCTGGAGCTGGTGGTGACAG GAGCGCATGAAAAGCCCAGCCTGTCAGTCTGGCCCAGCACTAATGTGACTTCTGGAGTTTCCATAGCCTTTACCTGTAGTTCATGCATAGGATTTGGCAGATTCATTCTGATccaggaaggaaaacaccaactCTCATGGACCCTGGACTCACAGCTTCAGGCCTATCCGCCATCCCATGCTACTTTTGTTCAGGATGCTGTTACTCCCAACCACAATGGAACATTCAGATGCTATGGCTTTTTTAGGAATGCACCACATGTGTGGTCAAAATCAAGTGACCCCCTTGACCTCATGGTCTCAG CAGAAACAAAGGACCCGTCCCCTACGCCCACTGAAGATG AACTGGAAACACACTGGAAGGTTTTGACTGGAGTCCTGGCAGTGTtcctcttcctgcttttcttcctcctgctctgtctCATCCTCATCCGACACCAACGTTGGTACAAAAAGAAGGGAGAGGACGCGGCTGGAGCCGAGGGAAATGGAATCAGG ACCCTACCCGATGAGGACATGCAGGGGATCGTGTATGCCCAGGTGAAACCCTCCAGGCTTCGGAAG GACACAACATCCAAAGAGACCCAGGCTGTCATCTACGCCCAGCTGTACAGCCGGACACAGGAAGAGAACCACAGCTGA